ACCCCTAAAAATTGTACTGGTAACGTAGTCCCTAAACATTCATAGAATTTATCTTCCACTCCCTGGAATATGTGTCTTACTAAAGAGTTCAACTTGTTAGCTACTTTTGTTCATTCAGTTCCATTAGCAAGATGTCATCTATGCAATGGATGACAttgtttaccttttattttttgggCAATCTACATATGTGGCCAAATATCAAtataacaaaaatagcaaaattccaaatatttggaagtgTCATATTAAAGAACACAAGAGTCAACATAGACCTgaaaaaactgtaaataaatacCACTTCCactcaaattaataaaaactgTTTCTAAGCCTCTTTTTAATATGGATAAAAAATAGCATATTTGCTAAATTGATGACCATCATGAACTTTGGTCATGTAACTCAGCTCTAGCACAAGTACCATGTCTGACTAGTGCAACTGCACTGGGGGTGCTACTAGCTGAATTTGTGGAAATGAAAAGTCATCCTTTAGGATCCCTCCAGGTTTTTGTTAAGGAAATATTGGTGAATTAAATGGACAATTGAAAGGGATCAACACTTCAAATGGTGCCAGTTTAAGAGTGGTGATAGTTTCTACCTTCCTCTCCCAGAATGTGATACTTTTGTTGATTAACTGTCTTATCTAGTATGGGAACTGCAGTTTCAGGGGCTCCTATTTGGGTTTTTCCCAGCATAATAGTTATTACCTCGTAGACCAAGAACTTAATGTGAGGGTTGCACTAGCAATCAAGTACGTCTATCTTTACATTGGGAGATTTGGGTTGGTCTGTGGAATTAATATGAGCTGCATATTACCCAGTGATCTAGGTATTAATTAAACTACATATGCAGCAGATTTAAAAAGGAGATATACTGATGCTTCTAGCCTCTGGATGTCAATGTCCACAAGAACTCAAAATATCTGGATATCCCTCTTTTCCCAGTGTACATTAACTTGACTAAAATGGCTGGGTGAAAAGTAGGTGAATCATTATCTTTAACATTTTCCATGCTGTTGCAGAATCCTTCTCCCAAAGGACCTACCATCCTCTTTAACAAGTGAGTTCTGAATCAAATAGTGGCTCAAGTTCAGAAACTAGGAAAACGattctaactttttaataaagcaacttcctccagtttccagatcagctattttcaaaatttcttcttgGTGTAAAAGTTGAGTGATATTATTCTTAAGCACTCACTTACTTTGACCATCACttttttcacacttttaaaagtaatttatatataattcacaTCCTCTCCTGAGACCCTTGTTGAGATGGTAAGTGATGTATCTCGAGCTAATACTCCTCAGTCAACAAATGCTTATTTATCTGATGTTTCGGACTTCAAAGTCAAGCACCCTAGAATTTAAGTTCACCTGTCATGCATGTATGAAACCACTATCCTCTGTATTACAaatgttaaaaactaaaaaaaatctaCAGTATAAAATGTATGACTTGAAATTaatcaattaaattttattaatgttaGGTAATATTTTCAGATTCTTAAGTTTATTTATCCTAAAATAccaatattttgagaaataaaaagaaataatatctatGTCTTCTTTATGTTTAAAGCAGTTAAAGCAGAAAAtttctcctttatcttttttttcagctttattgaggcatgattgacaaataaaaatgatatatatggAAGGTATACaacatattttgatatacatatacattgtgaacaATTGCCATGACTGAGCTAGTTAACATACTATCATCTCACATTGCTaccttttgtgtatgtgtatatgggGATAACACTTGAGATCTactgtcttagcaaatttcaagtataaaatacattattagtgACCATGCAGTCCATTAGATcttcagaacttattcatcttataactaaAAATGTGTACTTTTTGAGCAGTATCTCCCCTTTTCTGCCACCCCTCAGGTCTTGGTAACTTTCATTTTATCATCTGTTACTGTAAGTTTAACATTTTCTAGATTGTACATATAAGCAAGATcaggaagtattttttttttttttttgtctttctgtgtgtggcttatttcttcctttgtatttttatgaattttttaagtTCATGTACACTCCCAGATTTGCTCTATACCAAAGTATGATATTAGTAATAGTGAccgtaaataaagttttataaaggAGAAACCATAGGTAACCACGTAGgattttctaatatttgttcGGATATTTGTCTACCATTTTTTTCAGCCCCAGTTGGAACTTTTGACGTGGATGTGATTTAACAGTGTCTCTTCCATACAACTGTATAAAGCTAACTGTATGGAAATTCTCCTAGAGTACTGGAAGAAATTCTGCCCTATGGGCAACTATTCTCCATGGCATTTCTATGCAACTCGTGACAGCAGTTTTTCTGGACTATTTCTGCAAGAATATTTGCATAGCAACAGCCTTAGAGGATTAAGATAGTATCTTCCTCACagtcagaaagaaaatgtgtttactgTCTGGTATAATCAAGCTAATGTTTCCCTCCAATGATAAAGTTTAGGCAATTTTTTCTATATAGTcctgtatataaaattaaaatttcctagTCTGAGTTCTTCAGCCACAACACAAACCCAAGATGTGTGCAGCATCTAGCCGGGTCTGCCTCTTCATTGCTACCATGGGACTTGAGCAGTGTTTTCTATGTCATGTAACAAATGACCATAAATATAATTGTTTGAAACAACATGCTTTTATTATCCCCACTCTTCTCAGGCCTAACTGAGGAAGAATCTGTTATCAAGCTCATTCCGGTTATTGGCAGTTATTTGTAGTTGTATGGCTGAGGACCTCAGGTTTTATAAGTGGTTGGCTGGAGTTTACCAGGTACCAAGAGTTTCTAAAGGCTGCAAGCAGTTCCTTGAAACATGGGTTCTCCAACAAgcctcctgttttgttttgttttttggtcaaGACTACAGGAAGAATCTCCAAACTGCTAAGACAGAGTGTCACTTAATGAAATAGAATCATAATAGTGACATCTGATTGCTCGTGCCTATGATAATCTAATTGTGAAAGTGCTATCCCATAGCTTTTGCCATATCCTATTTGTTAAAAGTAAGTCATAATTGTCATCAATACCCAAATGAAGGGGATTACACAAATACATAAACATCAGGAAGTAGAAACCTTTGTGGAAAGAAGAGGCCATCCTAAGGTCTGTTCATCACAGTGTGCAATAGGAACTGATACAAAACTTGAAGCTCATACTGCTGGGTGTGCTGAGTAATAAAGTCGTTTGACTCTGACGCAGGATCCCTGTGTTTTCTGCCAGCATTTATGAACCAGTGGCAGGACAATTTGTTAGCTTGCAAGTAGGTAAGATCTCAGAAATTTTACAGTTCTTAACATTATTTGTCCCAGTCTAGTCCTGGATATTCAAAAGATACTAGGAGTTTAGGGTTATATTACTTtggctcatttcccccttttacTGAAGGAGGATGACCAAGAGATAGAGTTTTCCAAACTACGTAgaatctccatctctactactaCAGACACTCAGAAACTTGGTACTTTTAAGGACAAATACAGTTGTCAGCTGGTACTTCACATCCTCATGCTTACCTATACAAGGGTTCTTAAAACTATGGCTTTAATATTTAAACTAATTCatgtatatacttatattaaCAGTTTACTTAAATTGAATCTTCCAGACTTCTAGAATACAACCAAAATGAGTATGGGAAAGGTAATATACCAGAACTCAATCATGAAATTTATGACTGGTGACCCGAAGGAATATAATTGCTCCTTTCTAAACTTGACAGAGTCtcataccatattttatttttttattttattttatttttttatttttttatttttttaaagttgccaAGCTTTATTTAGGCTGTAATGGTTACAGATAACACACATCTAACCCTATATTCCGTGCTTCCCATGCAGTCCCCTGAGCAGGCTCAGCTACCCTTTCCCTCCAGTCTCACTtcttgtcttcctctttcttgtcCTTCTTGCCGTCCTTGGTGGCCTCGGAGGCCAGGGAGCCCATAGCATTTCGAATGGCTTCATTGTTGGGATCCACACCTGGGAGGTTCTCTAGGACACTCTGAAGGAACTCGGGGTCCTGCATCACGTCGTAATCATCCTCCTCCTTGGCTGGCTCAGATGTGTCCATGGCTGAGCTGGCATCAATGTCTGCTGATTCCGCCTGGCCAAACTCTGCTCCCTGCAGGGACATCTGCATGGCATAAGCAATCTGCTCTTCCTCAGTCATACTGCTTAGGTCAGGAAGCCCAGTGCGGCCAAACTCTTGCTGGCTGATGGTCATCTTCAGCAGGGCATCATCTGAGTCTTCAGTCCCAGTCGTAGCAATCCCGGCCTCAGCAGCAGAAGCTGCAGCTGCCCGCCGGGCCTCCTCCTCCTGTCGCTGCCGCTGCTCTTCCATTGATACACGAAGGGCCAAGGCCAGCTCAGGATCAGCACTGGGATCTACTCCAAATTCAAAGTCACTGGCACCAAGACCCAGCATGGCACCACCTTCGCCAGCCAAAATCGGAGAACTGATAAGAGCATCAGCCAAGCTGGGCCCAGGAGGCACTGTCACCAGATGAGAACCAGTTCCATCTTTGCCATTCAACGTGTTTACAAAGGCTGTCAGCTTTTCTGTGTTCACCTCCTCTTCCCCAAAATTGATAATGTCAACATTTACTTTCTCCTTCTTGAGGCGTTTAGCCAGTTTCACCAGATCCTTCTCATTGTCCTCCACCGGGCTTCCCACAAAGGCAATGATGCGCATCTTGTGATTCTTGCCCTGTCGGTGCTTCAGAGCCAGATGGGCCACGCGGATACCAGTGCAGAAGGTGATCTTGCCCTTGGGTTGGACAGTGTGCAGCTTGGACAGGATACGGCCAGTGTCTGGGGTGAGTGTGGTCAGCACTTCACAGTCATTAGCCAGTGTGATAAGGCCCACGTTGTTCTCGGGGTTGCTGCGGGTCTTTGAATGACAAACTATGTTGACAGCGTCCTGCTGGGCCTGCAGCCGGGTGGGTAAGAAGTCTCCATTCCGCATATACTCACTGTTGTCCACACACACCATAGTGCTTTCCAACACCATCTTGCCACCTTCCTCCCTCCCGACCGGTTCTCCGGGACGGCCTAACAACAACCGAGTCTCATaccatattttaaagtttaacaatGTATGATATCTtactagaactgaaaaatacactaTCAGAGTGATTTGAAATGAagattgctttaaaaattgtGCTAAAATAGCTTATTTTCGCAGACTACTTAGCAATATGAGTTAAAAGATCACTAGTTGAATAGCCCATAAAAAGTCcattatgtcattttatatacATCTAGCTGCCAAGCACTCAAGATCATAATAAGAAATTAAATAGTTCAAAGAAGACAAAATGTGAAAGTTAAGTGGTGAGACAATGCAATGTTCTACTGATAGACGTTATCTCAATAGCTTACAAAGTGTTGACAGCTCTTTACCAACCTAAGTGTAGTCTTGTCCCAGTGCTTAAGGAATACGTTGTATAGTTCACTCAGATAGTTTCTGTATCCATAATTTAAAGGTGTTCTATGCCTCTCTTCTAAATTCTCCTTCTATTAAATATAATCATTGCAGATTTTGACAATAGTAGCCACTAATTGCCATTACAATACAATAAAGAAGACAAATGCTTCCCTTCCCCATGCTATGCCAAGCCCCTTGCAGGAcctagggaaaaataaaagttactctCCTCTAGACACCTTATTTACTTTTTGTCAACTTCTAAAATTCTCCATGAGAACATCTGGGCACTGCATCTGATTTTGTGGTGTTCCTGCTGTTTTCCAAACCTTTTCAAGCAATTAATTTGAAAACTCccagaaaagaggaaaactgcttctttaaaaaaataaaaataaataaatcatgaagAATAACTGGTTTCCTGTTCATCATTTTCATTCCCATTACAAATCCATCAGACTCATTTTACAACTGTGATTCCCTAGTGACTTTTCATCCTATGTTTGCCAATGTTTTCCAAGCCTTAGATCATAGgtatatcacatatatttatgAGTAATAGAGAATTTCAGGCCCGTCCTCACAGTGGCTTAATTATAGTTCTGTATGTTTTTGCACACATTTTAGTgtataattttattagaaatattttactaAAGCAATGatgtttttgttaatgtttttataaaCCAATTCtccaagaggaaggaaaggaaaagaagaaggaattgaaaataaaataaagaaaaaaggaaggaaggaaggaaggaaaggagggaggatagcttgatcTGTaatatttgccaatttccatgatGTAAATACTCTCATCATGGCCAATATCCAGCCTAGTAAGTTACTGTCCTTAGAGACAGTGTTGGGAGGAGATGCACACAAGAAGATCTTGTGAACTGGTGGGAACCAGCTCCAACACATCACTGGACCTTGGGGATTCCACTTCTAATAAATTGCTTGTAAGTTTCCTACTCATATGATAGTATTTACTGCTAGTATCTGTGCTTTATTTGCTCCTTCTCTCTGATATacagaactttattttctgtctgcCTGATCAACTAATTTCTCCTGGAGATACTCACAATCCACCCAGGAAGCTATTGTTCAAGTGACAGCCTCAGATATCTGTAGTTAGggataaatatttctttcatacAATTTACCACATTATATTGCAAATATCTGtttaaatgtctattttaatCTTAAACTGAGCCACCAAGAATTATATTTCATTCATCTTACATTTTGCCAGAGCATAGAAAAATGTGGGACCTAAATGTTTATATGTGAAACTCATAATTCATGATAATGAATTAATATAATACTGAGTCAGCAATTTCAATATTGATTTAAAATTGCAGTATCTGATATACATCAAGGAGAAGTTGCAATAGGGAGGTAATAAGGTGattaatggattttaaaaagatgaataattgaaaaaatatatagagggaattaaaagaaatataagcaaTGTCTTGTTCAGAGTGTCAACTGGTGAATTTTCAATGTAGAAAAATCACTGCATAGTTTTATAAACAGTATAATTGGATTTTCcacaattaaaacatttattaatacatagtcatacatatttatggggtacatgtgacacaagcatacaatgtgtaatgatcaaatctgaTAACTGAACTAACCATCAGTTcaaacacttatcatttctttgtgttggcaaCATTCCAAATCtattctttccattattttgaaatgtacaataaaagattgttaactatagttgtcCTATTGTGTTACCAAACACTAGATCGTATTCTTGctatgtaaatgtatttttctaccaATTAATGAAACCCACTTTAGCCTTtcaagcctctggtaaccatcatgcTATTCACTGCCTCCATGAAATCAATtgtttttagttcccacatacGAGAAGATGCAacacttgtctttctgtgccaggtTTATaacacttaacataatatcctccagttccatccatgttattgcaaatgacagaatttcattcattttactggcaaaataatattccattgtgtatatacaccacattttcttgatccatttACTTGTGTGAATATGTGAATATGAGCTAGAACTCACATCCCACATCTGCAATAAACccagatatttcttcaatatgCAGATTTTAATATCCTTTAATTTGGGATATTGTGTGATTATATTTTAGTCTTGCTAACCACTTTTATAATTATACCAGTCAAGAACAATGAGGTAATACAATTTCAATTTCTAAAGCTTAAGCCTGAGATCAAGAAGATATTAATCCCATGTGATTTTTCTCAAAGTCACCACAAATAGCCAACActaaaatctaaatgtaaaacagtACAAAAACTATCAGAAAATATCGTTATGGAATACATTTTATAGTAAAATCCCTGCAGTGTCCGTTTTTTAGCTTGCGTTCCATTTTAACTCAAATGCCTGTATCTtcctatgtaatattttaaatgtttcttgtcTTTAAATTCAACCTTTAGAATAGAAAAGTTACTTGATAGAAACTTATCTTTTATACatttagaaagaagctttaaaaTCAACTTCTGCTCAATATAGTCTTCACCTCTGGGAACAACTTCATAAAGCAACAGCCTGAGCATTCCCGAAACACAGGAGCAATGACTAGAGTCATCCCGGCCACTCACATGAGAAGTATGATGGAAGAACTGAGGAATGAAGCACATTTAAAACATACTTTCAACTTTCAGGAGACATTAACACAGAGAAAACGTTCAGAACAAGCTGGATGGATATGAGAAGATATCTTTTGAGgacataaatacattttactttctgttaatcctttctgccttcatttttgtGGTTCGTAACCTGAACTATTATGTTCAGAGTTCGTAAAATGAGTGAtgtcaaaagaaatttaaagaattcTCACTCACACCCCAAGTTTATAGTATATCCAGTGTAAAATCCATGTTTCCTTCAGCTAATCTAATTTTCTACTCATTATCTTACTTTGTTTCACTGCTTATCATCAGTTaggaattttttcaaaaattacagTCTTTCACTAATTAGTTTTGTGATGTGATCAAGTCACTTTATCTCTCAAAGTCTTCTTGTTAACATCTGCACATCATCTATTTTTATGTCCTCCTAATTATTAATtcccaaaaaatgagaaaatgaatgtaaAGCATTCAGAAACACGTAAAACACAGAAACGGAACACTGTGATTGTCTTTCAGTCTCTGGCAGATTGCAAATTCCACAGTAAAATATTAGAACTATTTTCTGAATAACTCAGGAATTTCCCTCCTGCAGGTCAGGCCACTGGGTGGCATATTGTGATCGACTGAATTACTGTTCcccaaatctgttttcttttcctgcaggaCACAAAACTAGAATTCATATCTCAGCCTCTTTTGAATTTAAGTATGACTACAAACAAATAGAATGTGTCACATTTTGCGTGATATCAGACCTGCCCAGTATTTTTTCTGTGCTGCACAGAAAAAATCTATAGGGCAACAGGGtcatgaaaagacaaagaaactaaaacaatAAGATGGAAAGATAGCCACAAGTAGAAACACAGGCTTAGAAAAGAGTAATTTTTAGGATCACAGACTTACAAAACAGTAATTTTGTAGGCTTTCAAATATACAAGGAACAAACACCTATTTTGTTGGAATACTGAAATTTCTGGGTTACTCTATGAAAGAGGTGACCATTGAGGACACAGTCTTATTTATTACTGCACTTTAGATTTCTTAATATTCTATGCTTCAGATATTCTAATTTGTTAAATTGTATGTCTGTAATGAGTACATAAACAGTCTATGTTAAAATGTCACCAAAGgcaaaatttctatttctatgtatcagtaattacatttaattttacattaatattGCTGAAAAATTTGTCAATTTAATTGAAATTCTTTTTCAAGTTGTCAAATAACTTAGccattttaattaattacaatttgcttttctttaggataattacagttttttttcttcaaaattgtcaTTCACATCCTGAGAGGGTTAGTGATCCCTGTAGGTAGAGGTAGAGGAGcttatttcttaatttcaaatagattaaaatatgaACACTcttaaagaagtttaaaaagcTTATTTCGCATATGACATTCACATCTAGAAATGATTAACATATGTAGTTGTGATAACATTCTATTTATTGAGTTTTCTATTACTTATAAAATAGACATACATTGCAAGTGAGAATGTAAactttttaccaaatatttttaataaataacagtatcctttttctataaatttgtataatttgaagacgtcagaaagaaagaacaaaaaaaggaaggaaagtgggctgggcacagtggctcacgcctgtaataccagcactttgggaggccaaggctggtgaattacctgaggtcaacagttcgcgaccagcctggccagcatggtgaaaccctgtctctactaaaaatacaaaaattagctatgtgtgatggtgcacacctgtagtcctagctatttaggagactgaggcaggacaatcgcttgaatccgggatggggaggttgcagtgagccaagaccgcgccactgcactccatcctgggcaacagagatagattccatctcaaaaaaaaagaaaaagaagaaggaaagaaagtgtaTAGAAAACCTAGCCAAAGACCAAAAAATATTGACTATAATAAAAATGTCTGAAATTCATATGAATATGGATTAAATACCAACTCTACAAATCAGTAATATTtcctatattaaaatattaatttgtcaAAGACTACCTAGCAAACTTAAATAAACCATGCAGCAACTAATAACCTTTAAAGACCAGTTTAAATAGCAGTTAGCAAacttaaaatagtgaaaaaaagaaaatataatgatagTATAGACCTCTGAATtgtatacatatgttatatataatacataaatacataagaaAAGTAAAGTAGTAGGACATTCAGAATAGCAGTGACAGGAGGTTGGCAGACCCTTTTCCAAGCCAAACAATGATTTACTGATAAAGATTTTGTTAAAATAACCATTAGAAATGTATGTGAAGTGTCCTAATAGCATATaggaaatgaattaaaatgtatttaagaagGTGTAATAAATCTTGATAAAGACAATGTGAATCTATAGCATTTGAGCCATCACCCAGTCCCATTTTCCCTGCTAGATGAGTATAACAGAAACTCTACTTTGTGTAGCTCCTGTCAAGAAGGTAAGGTTTCTCTTCCTCTAGTTTTCAGTCTAGGGGTACAGTTTCACCACAGGCAGGGAAGATCAGAGGTGATCATCCTCCTCAGTTTGATGTTGCAAAACATTCCAAGAAGACTGGCCTCGCCTTCTCCCTATCTAGTCCCCAGTGTAAGTGAGGCAAACAACCCCAGGTTTTTCTTAGTCCAACCAAGCtctgaaacaaataaacaatcaaaaatacatataacaccaccaccaccaagatcTGGAGCATGGGGTAGGACTAAGTGTCCAGAGTTGCTACAATATATTATTCAACTCACCACATTGATA
This is a stretch of genomic DNA from Theropithecus gelada isolate Dixy chromosome 17, Tgel_1.0, whole genome shotgun sequence. It encodes these proteins:
- the LOC112611053 gene encoding 26S proteasome non-ATPase regulatory subunit 4, translated to MVLESTMVCVDNSEYMRNGDFLPTRLQAQQDAVNIVCHSKTRSNPENNVGLITLANDCEVLTTLTPDTGRILSKLHTVQPKGKITFCTGIRVAHLALKHRQGKNHKMRIIAFVGSPVEDNEKDLVKLAKRLKKEKVNVDIINFGEEEVNTEKLTAFVNTLNGKDGTGSHLVTVPPGPSLADALISSPILAGEGGAMLGLGASDFEFGVDPSADPELALALRVSMEEQRQRQEEEARRAAAASAAEAGIATTGTEDSDDALLKMTISQQEFGRTGLPDLSSMTEEEQIAYAMQMSLQGAEFGQAESADIDASSAMDTSEPAKEEDDYDVMQDPEFLQSVLENLPGVDPNNEAIRNAMGSLASEATKDGKKDKKEEDKK